In Glycine max cultivar Williams 82 chromosome 10, Glycine_max_v4.0, whole genome shotgun sequence, the DNA window ACGAAATTGATTGGATATCCATCATGCAGCTTTTCCCTACACATTTTTAACTAAGCTCAACAAAATCTCCTATCTAATACTAATTCCTAAGAGAggccaaataattaaattagtgtATCTGATTAAAAGAGAGGCTGAATTTTTAAATCTTCTAACTaactgaatttttatattttggttccAAACCATCTATTGAGCATGTCTTCATCtggattattataatttattaataaacctTATTTTCTTCAAACCAGTGAAATTGAAGTTTTATAGTGTGTTTCGATTCACGGTAAGGGATCTAAAATCACAATGACACTATAAAAATTTAGaagcaattttgtattgttttgccttcaatgtaaaaaaaaaattgattttgaaagacgCACTTGAGATGTCCAATTTTTAACGTAACAAGGAGATATTGGAGATTTTATATTGACTAAAAAATCTCAtcataaaaactaattttgtagagttgaattagatttaatttaaaatttataaaaagccAAACTAATTATGCTATTCGTTAGGAATGAGGTTAGGTTCACCGGTTTCTGTTTCTTGAGTGATCAGCCAAGACCAAGAGgttcaattatttataaattctgTGCCATTGGATAAACATGATAAGCATGATTTTTTTACCCGTGGAAATGTAAACTTTGATATTGAAAATGACAGCTGGGGCCCTAATTATGTGCACCTTTTTTAGATCAAGTCAAGGTAGTAATAAGATAGTCCATTATGATCTAATCTAAAGCCCTTTCTAATGGTTGTTGTTATGAACTCTTTATGTGGGATTCAGCAAACCCTTACCCAAACCCCCATCCATCAGTCACTTCCCTGATAATGTGGATCCAACGAAAGATAtaagatagaagaaaaaaaatgacaaggCTTTTTGAGTTTTGTCCTGATGGGCAACCATAAACTCCTCCATCATGCACAGATTAAGGGCAGCTTAATAAACTAAGATAAAATGCTACCACATAGTTTTGGAAGTGGGAGACCCCATTATGTTGGTGGGTGGTGCCTACACATAGGACTATAGAGTGTGACATAGCAATGCAAGAAAGAGAGGCCTATCTGAATTTGCttgtggctttttttttttttttttttaccaattccTGGTTATTAGGGTAAGGATTCCCAAATGGTGAGGGGTGGGGCCCAATTGCTGTTTGTCTGGTGGGTTTGGAGGCACTGCACAACCTTTCATGCCCCATCGGTATCTCTTTACTCGACCAATGTGAGATAGGACCACAACTCTTCAACTTCTATAAGAACCCCCTCACCCCTCACTAAACAAACTCactcacaacacaacacaacttCAATTCAAAGCTTCAAGCTATAAGCCCAACAAagcttaaagaaaaaaagataagaaaaccaaaaatattactaactcttgaaaaatgaaaatgggtAGTCCTAGCATGGGAGGCTCAAAGAGAAGGCTCTCAAGCAGAGGGCTTGGAGGAGCCCTTAGGGAGCGAAGGGCAAGGCTTTACATAATTAGAAGGTGTGTGGTCATGCTCCTCTGCTGGCATGACTAGAATCCCAGCTTGATTTCCATGACTATGGAACAAGATTTGgttattttctctttgttttattcttttcttcttcttcctttgattCATAAGGTGGAGTGTATATAGCTGACGGCTGGTTATTTGTGGGAGAGATGTAACAATTTTTTGTATGGATTGCTGGCCTTATAAATACATATATGGCTTGGCTTTATGTACATCAGAAATAACAgtgaaattatttataacaattccaattttatcatatattcaaAGCCTATTTCACTATTCATTCTGTTAATTATATTCTTTAGCTTTCCTTTGATTTctcctttcatttctttctttgctGTGGCTGGTTGATTTGGATCATTCTCATGTCCTCCAAGGTAATTGATTGCATGCTTCCTGACTTGTTCTTCATCTCTCCTCTTCTATCCCTCTCTCAACACCGGTTAGATTCATGGGggaaatatatttcttaaaaaataaagcttATAAATAAGTTACTTAGTTAACAGCTTGTGCATATTCAGAATCTTGAACAAAATTTGTATCTTAAGCATAGATGCGgtattttgatcttttatgaGCATACTCTGTGGTGGTAAATTTGAAGAGTGGTTCTAGTTAAGGAGTTTTAGTCCCCAAAAACCCCTTTCTTAACAGAATTTCGGGTGGTCTTCGGGATTTTTTTGCAAGTTTCATGACAAGAGGCTTTATTTTGCCATGTTCTTATGTTGCTTCATTTCAAACACATACCTTCCCACAGATATGGAAACCGGGAAAGAATCATCTAACATGGTGTGTTTTCTTAGGTTGCTGGAAATATTCaatattcaagaaaaataagagtTAATTCCAATCctgattatatattttaattctttgaatGCTTCTTTCTACAATTTCACTGAACTGCAACAGTTGTACAAATGatacattaattttatatttttcagcaGTTGTGTGTCAAAGCTAAGATCTAATTTGTTAAACTTAAAACTAGTCTAGACTCAACTACACAAGCTTTGGCTTATGAATGAATTACCTTTCAACTtagtaattaaagaaaaaatagtacATGGACAGGGAATACATAGATTTTAAACTCAAtataaagtaaaagataaaataaagatCTACATCTTTTTTGGTAACTTCTTTTAGTATGAACATTTCACTTAAGTAGAAAAAAGTAGTCCCGACATAtagacttttttatataaaattacgACAAAGGTATTGATTAAGACTACCTGGCGTCTGGCAAACTATAATTAGTGgatccaaattaaaaattaacgaaAAAAAGAgcttaagaaacaaaaaagatgTTTTATGTGTAAGATTAAATTAATAGCAAGGGGCATCAATAATTAGA includes these proteins:
- the LOC100795632 gene encoding uncharacterized protein, coding for MKMGSPSMGGSKRRLSSRGLGGALRERRARLYIIRRCVVMLLCWHD